A single genomic interval of Pyrus communis chromosome 7, drPyrComm1.1, whole genome shotgun sequence harbors:
- the LOC137739448 gene encoding vacuolar cation/proton exchanger 2-like: MVSIDGKTDLESDEEIPFSSSAATSKVEALDFEMIHLRSQGDLANLCVSRHMWIRVPRSIYIVLFKAKINMLLPFGPLAILLHYITGKHGWVFFFSLVGIVPLAERIGYATEQLAFYTGPTVGGLLNATFGNATEMIISIYALKNGMIRVVQQSLLGSILSNMLLVLGCAFFTGGIIHYQKIQVFNKSAALVNSGLLLMAVMGLMFPAVLHFTHSEIHFGKSELSLSRFSSCVMLVAYASYLFFQLRSHRNLYNPIEEEGVGDEDKSDEEEAPEITHWEAIGWLAVLTVWVSVLSGYLVDAIQGASDSFNMPVAFISVILLPIVGNAAEHASAIMFAMKDKLDITLGVAIGSSTQISMFVIPFCVVVGWIMGQPMDLNFQLFETATLFITVLVVAFMLQEGTSNYFKGLMLILCYLIVAASFFVHVDPSEDGS, translated from the exons ATGGTTTCCATAGATGGAAAGACAGACCTTGAGTCTGATGAAGAAATCCCTTTTAGCTCATCAGCAGCCACCAGTAAAGTAGAGGCCTTGGACTTTGAGATGATTCATTTGCGATCACAGGGAGATTTGGCGAACTTATGTGTTTCAAGACATATGTGGATAAGAGTTCCGAGGAGTATTTATATAGTCTTATTTAAAGCAAAGATCAATATGTTGCTACCCTTTGGTCCGTTGGCGATCTTGCTACATTATATTACTGGAAAGCAT GGATGGGTCTTCTTCTTCAGCTTAGTGGGCATCGTACCTTTAGCAGAGCGTATAGGATATGCGACTGA GCAACTTGCTTTTTACACAGGACCAACAG TTGGGGGTCTGTTAAATGCCACATTTGGAAATGCAACGGAAATGATTATATCAATATATGCATTAAAGAATGGAATGATAAGGGTTGTTCAGCAGTCATTATTGGGATCAATCTTGTCCAACATGCTCTTAGTGCTCGGATGTGCCTTCTTCACTGGTGGAATCATTCATTACCAAAAAATTCAGGTTTTCAACAAG TCTGCCGCCCTTGTGAATTCTGGATTGCTGTTGATGGCTGTCATGGGGTTAATGTTTCCAGCTGTGCTTCATTTTACGCACTCAGAGATCCACTTTGGGAAGTCAGAGTTGTCTCTTTCAAGATTTAGCAGCTGTGTAATGCTAGTGGCATATGCAAGTTACCTCTTCTTTCAACTTAGAAGTCATCGTAATCTTTATAATCCCATTGAGGAG GAAGGAGTCGGGGATGAAGATAAATCCGATGAGGAAGAGGCTCCCGAGATAACTCATTGGGAAGCAATTGGCTGGCTTGCTGTTTTAACTGTCTGGGTGTCCGTTTTGTCTGGATACCTTGTTGATGCTATCCAG GGAGCATCTGACTCATTCAACATGCCTGTGGCATTTATCAGTGTTATACTACTACCAATTGTAGGAAATGCTGCAGAGCATGCAAGTGCTATCATGTTTGCCATGAAGGACAAGCTT GATATCACACTTGGAGTTGCAATTGGATCATCTACACAAATATCCATGTTTGTG ATACCCTTCTGCGTAGTTGTGGGGTGGATCATGGGACAGCCAATGGACTTGAATTTTCAACTGTTCGAGACTGCCACACTTTTTATTACAGTGTTAGTCGTGGCATTTATGTTGCAG GAAGGGACGTCAAACTATTTTAAAGGCTTGATGCTTATTCTGTGCTATCTCATAGTTGCAGCCAGTTTTTTTGTACACGTCGATCCTTCAGAAG ATGGTAGTTAA